The window GACTTGACGCAGCCGGCGCTTACCGCAAGGAAAGCGCCGGCTTTTCCATATTTTGGCCGCGGTATTCGCGTGTGATAGTTCTGACCCCTGGGGCGATGCGGTTTGCCTGACATGAACTTTGCGACGATTTCGACTTTGGGCCTCAAGCGGCTCCCGCTGCGGCGCGGTTTGCTTGCGGGCCTGTCGCTGCTGGCGATCGGCCTGATCCAGCCTGCCGCCGCGCAGGATGCCGCCGACCTCGTGGTGCGGACGGGCCGCCTCGAGAACCAGCTGCGCCAGCTCTCCGGACAGATCGAGCAACTGCAGTTCGAGAACCGGCGCCTGACCGAGCAGCTGCGGAAGTTCCAGGAGGATGTCGATTCCGCCTTTCGGAGCGCGGTGGGCAGCGCAATACCGCTGCGCCGGCGCCGCAGGGCACCCGTCCGACCAACCCCCCGCCACCGCCCGGGCGTGAGCGTCGCGGCGACGCTTTCGATCCGGCCGCTCAGCCGGGAGCCGCGGGCGGGCCGCGTCAACTCGGCCAGATCATCGACGAAGAATTCGCCGGCAATCAGGGGCAGGGTCCGATGGACCTTTCCAATGTCGGCCGCCCGGTGCCGGAAGGCGCGCTGCCGCCGACGGCGCCGCGTGGCCCGAGCGTTGCTGCGACCGGGCAGGCGGGGACTCCGCGCGAACTCTACGACCTCGCCTATGCGCATGTGCTGCGCAAGGAATACGAGCGCGCCGAGATGAGCTTCCGCGAGTTCCTGCAGAGCTATCCGCGCGACCGACTGGCGCCTGATGCGACGTTCTGGCTCGGTGAGAGCTATTTTCAGCGCCAGCGCTATCGTGAAGCGGCCGAGCAGTTCCTGAAGA is drawn from Bosea sp. Tri-49 and contains these coding sequences:
- the ybgF gene encoding tol-pal system protein YbgF; the encoded protein is MDLSNVGRPVPEGALPPTAPRGPSVAATGQAGTPRELYDLAYAHVLRKEYERAEMSFREFLQSYPRDRLAPDATFWLGESYFQRQRYREAAEQFLKISRDYPKAGKGPDSLLKLGMSLNGLGARDQACATFAKVGVDYPAASNSVRQGVEREQRRARCA